Part of the Ornithinimicrobium flavum genome, AGGCGGCCACGAGCGGGGCCATGATGCCGATGATGCTCGCCCCCCAGCTCGAGAACGGCGCGAGCACGGCGACGGGGGCGGAGGTGCTGTCCACGACGTAGGCGAGCTTGGCGCGGGAGACGTTGTGCTTGTCGGTCACCGGGCGTGAGACCTGCCCCACCGCCAGGGCGTTGAAGTAGTCGTCGATGAAGATGACGATGCCCAGCACGGCGGGGAGCACCTTGGCCCCGCGCCGCGTGCGGATCCGCTGCACCGCCCAGTCCGAGAAGGCCTTGGTCCCGCCGGACATCATGATGAGCGCCGCGATGATCCCCAGGAGCAGGGTGAAGACGAGGATGAAGACGTAGTAGGTGTTGACGGCGCCCTCGTCCCAGAAGATGCGCGCGAAGGCCTCCCAGACGAGCCGGAGCGTCTCCAGGGGGTTCCAGCCGGCGACCAGCAGGGCGCTGAGGACCACGCCGGTGCCGAGGCTGAGCAGCACCTTCCTGGTCAGCAGCACCAGGGCGATCGCGGCCACCGGCGGCAACAGGGTCAGGATGGGCAGGTCGTCGACCATGACGAGACCTCCTCGGTGGGGTAGCAGATCACCTTAGCGGGTGACCCTGCTGCCCGGGAGGACGCCGAAGGCCCACCCGGAGCGTGTCCGGGCGGGCCTTGATCCGGCGCGAGCGGCTGAGGCTCAGCGCAGGATGCCGTCGCCGACGACCCGGCTCCACCACTTGCCGAGGCCGAAGGTGTCCCCGGCACGGGTCGCTGCGACGGTGATGAGGGCCGCGGCCTCGATCCAGTGGGAGGTGGTAATGGGGTTGGTGGCCCCCTCCGATCCCAGCGGGAAGCTCGCGAGGTACATCATGAAGACGAGCAGGGTGCCCGTGATGGCGGCCAGCTTGACACCGGCACCGGCCACCATGGCCACGCCGATCCCCAGCAGGCCGGCCATGAAGAGCCAGTCCAGGAAGGGTGAGGCGTCGGACATGGCCCGGAACATCCCGCCGAAGGGGCCGGAGGCGTTCGAGAGGAACCCGAAGGTCGGGCTGCCGCCGTTGATCCAGGCCCGCTCCCCGGGGGTGGAGTAGCCCAGGCCCAGGAGCTTGTCGAAGAAGGCCCAGAGGAAGATCCAGCCGGTGAAGATGCGCAGGAAGGCCAGGGCGCCCCGGGCGAACGGGGAGCGGACGATGTCCTCCTGCATCGTCACGCCGGCGGGTGCGACGTCGGTCCTGTCACGAGTGGTGCGGATGGTGTCAGCCATGGCCCCGATCCTTTCGTCGTGCGGGGTGGTGGGCGATTACTATCTTACGTAGTAAGAGGCGCGGGCGCAAGTGCCTGCCCCGGCATGGAAGAGTGGGCGGGTGCCGATCGAGACGACCCGCATGCTCTCCCTCCTCCAGCAGGTGGCCGAGGAGGTCATCAACCCCCGCTTCCGGGCGCTGGCCGCGGACGAGATCTCCTCCAAGACCAGACCGGACGACCTGGTCACCGTCGCGGACCGGGAGGCGGAGGTGATGCTGACGCGGGAGCTGCGCATGGCCTACCCCGACGCCCTGGTCCTCGGGGAGGAGGCCTTCGCGACCGAGCCGGGGCTGGTCGAGGACTTCCGTGCCGCCGAGCACGCCTTCACCGTCGACCCCGTGGACGGGACCCGCAACTTCGTGCACGGCTCGCCCGACCACGCGGTGATGGTGGCGGAGGTCCGCGCCGGGACGACGGTGCGCTCCTGGATCTGGCAGCCGCAGCACCTCACCGGGTTCGTCGCCGAGCTCGGGTCGGGCGCCTACCGCGTCGACGCGCACGGGGGCACCGCGAGCCCGGAACGCCTCCCGATGCTGCAGCCGGCGGTCGACCCGGCGGCCTGGCGGGTGCGGACCTCGGCCCGCAGGTGGGTCGGGGACCGTCTCGGGGACGCTCCGCCCATGGACCTGACCTGGGTGAGCTGCGGGATCGACTACCCCAAGCTCGTGACGGGGGAGTGCGACGCCCTCGTCTACCGGGGGACCCAGCCCTGGGACCACGTGCCGGGGTCGCTCCTGCTCACCGAGGTCGGAGGGTTCGTGGGCGACCTCGGGGCGGTCACCTACGGGCCGCGCAGCAGGCCGGACGGGATCGTGGCGGGCGCCTCCCGCGAGATCGTGCAGGTCCTGGCGCCCTCCGTGGCGGCCCGACGACGCTGAGGCCTCACCCCCGGCCGGGGTCGGGCTCGGGGCGGGGGTCCGGGGCGGGGCCCTGCCGGAGGGTACGGCCCGGGTCGCGCTCGGGGTGGAGGGCCGGGTCGATCCGGCTGACCCGTCGGCCGCGCAGGTCGACCGCACGGCCCTGCCCGCGGTCGTGCCGCGTCGCGCCGGTGCCGTGCAGACGGTGCTCGTCGTCGGGGTTGATGTGCGAGATCGGGGGAGCCTCGGCGAAGACGGGCCCCTCCCGGTGCTCGTCCTGGTGCCCCCACACGTTGAAGATCGCGTTCAGCAGCACGGCGGTGATGGCCGCGGCCGTGATGCCGGAGTGGAAGATCGTGCCGAACCACTCGGGGAAGGCGTCCCAGAACTGCGGCACCGCGATCGGGATCAGGCCCATCCCGATCGCCAGGGCGACGATGACCAGGTTGGAGTTGCCCTCGTAGTCCACCGCGGCCAGCGTGCGGATGCCGCTGGCGGCCACCGTGCCGAAGAGCGCGATGCCGGCACCGCCGAGGACCGACGTCGGGACGACGGCGACGAAGGCGCCCAGGACGGGCACCAGACCCAGGACGACGAGGATGACCCCTCCGGCGGCCACCACGAAACGGCTGCGGATCCCGGTGATCGCGACCAGGCCGACGTTCTGGGCGAACGCGCTGAGCGGGAAACCGTTGAAGACCCCGGCGACGGCGCTGGACAGCATGTCCGCCCGCAGGCCGCCGGTCACCGTCTCCCGGTCGGCCGGCTTGTCGATGACCTCGCCGATCGCCAGGACGTCCGCCGTGGTCTCGGTCATGATCACCAGCAGGACGATGACCATGGCGATGATCGCGCCGACCTCGAAGGTGGGCGTGCCGAAGTGGAAGGGCGTCGTGAGCTGGAACCAGCCGGCGTCGGTCAGCCGGGTCACGTCGACCATCCCGAACGGGATGGCCAGCAGCGTGCCCAGCAGCAGGCCGAGCAGGATGGCGATCCGGGACAGGAAGCCGGGCAGGAAGCGGTAGATGAGGACGATGATGAGGATGGTCGCGGCGGCCATGCCGATGTTGCGCACCGAGCCGTAGTCCTCGGCGCCGACCCCGCCGGCCGCCCAGTTGATCCCCACCGGCAGC contains:
- a CDS encoding inositol monophosphatase, whose product is MPIETTRMLSLLQQVAEEVINPRFRALAADEISSKTRPDDLVTVADREAEVMLTRELRMAYPDALVLGEEAFATEPGLVEDFRAAEHAFTVDPVDGTRNFVHGSPDHAVMVAEVRAGTTVRSWIWQPQHLTGFVAELGSGAYRVDAHGGTASPERLPMLQPAVDPAAWRVRTSARRWVGDRLGDAPPMDLTWVSCGIDYPKLVTGECDALVYRGTQPWDHVPGSLLLTEVGGFVGDLGAVTYGPRSRPDGIVAGASREIVQVLAPSVAARRR
- a CDS encoding nucleobase:cation symporter-2 family protein, whose product is MADRVTVEGGKHPVDEVLPATQLFLYGFQHVLSMYAGVVAVPLIVGGALGLSGADLTYLVSAALFLAGLATLLQSIGVWRIGARQPIVQGTSFVAVTSMIAIGTAAGGGPEGLRAISGAVIVAGVICFLISPLFTQLLRFFPEVVTGTVITVIGLSLLPVGINWAAGGVGAEDYGSVRNIGMAAATILIIVLIYRFLPGFLSRIAILLGLLLGTLLAIPFGMVDVTRLTDAGWFQLTTPFHFGTPTFEVGAIIAMVIVLLVIMTETTADVLAIGEVIDKPADRETVTGGLRADMLSSAVAGVFNGFPLSAFAQNVGLVAITGIRSRFVVAAGGVILVVLGLVPVLGAFVAVVPTSVLGGAGIALFGTVAASGIRTLAAVDYEGNSNLVIVALAIGMGLIPIAVPQFWDAFPEWFGTIFHSGITAAAITAVLLNAIFNVWGHQDEHREGPVFAEAPPISHINPDDEHRLHGTGATRHDRGQGRAVDLRGRRVSRIDPALHPERDPGRTLRQGPAPDPRPEPDPGRG
- a CDS encoding DoxX family protein; the protein is MADTIRTTRDRTDVAPAGVTMQEDIVRSPFARGALAFLRIFTGWIFLWAFFDKLLGLGYSTPGERAWINGGSPTFGFLSNASGPFGGMFRAMSDASPFLDWLFMAGLLGIGVAMVAGAGVKLAAITGTLLVFMMYLASFPLGSEGATNPITTSHWIEAAALITVAATRAGDTFGLGKWWSRVVGDGILR